In one Mycobacteroides chelonae genomic region, the following are encoded:
- the prmC gene encoding peptide chain release factor N(5)-glutamine methyltransferase: MSALRQLIAEAVESLSGAGVSSPQVDAEELAAHLLGVSRSRLRFAEIAPGFSESYRDLVAARVQRIPLQHLTGNAAFGPVEVSVGPGVFIPRPETESLYAWATGKLMPHATVVELCAGSAALAIALSHDEPAARILAIELDDQALVYTRRNTAGTPVEVIQADVTSPALLRELDGTVDLIVANPPYIPEDAELEPEVAQHDPPLALFAGFDGLTVIAPIVTAAGRLLAPGGHIGVEHDDTNGEGTRELFTASGLFDEVVQRHDLAGRPRFVTARRKSPAS, from the coding sequence ATGAGCGCGTTGCGTCAGCTGATCGCCGAGGCGGTCGAATCGCTCTCTGGGGCAGGAGTTTCCAGTCCGCAGGTAGACGCCGAAGAGCTCGCAGCCCATCTGCTTGGAGTCTCGCGATCCCGATTGCGCTTCGCTGAGATCGCCCCTGGTTTCTCCGAGAGTTACCGCGACCTGGTGGCGGCACGCGTGCAGCGGATTCCCTTGCAACACTTGACCGGAAACGCCGCATTTGGCCCCGTCGAGGTGTCGGTGGGCCCGGGCGTGTTCATCCCGCGTCCGGAGACGGAATCTCTGTATGCCTGGGCAACAGGGAAATTGATGCCGCACGCCACGGTTGTCGAGCTGTGTGCCGGGTCTGCGGCGCTGGCGATCGCCCTGTCGCATGACGAGCCCGCCGCACGCATCCTCGCGATCGAACTCGACGATCAGGCACTGGTCTACACGCGGCGTAACACCGCTGGAACTCCGGTCGAGGTGATCCAGGCCGATGTGACCTCACCCGCGCTGTTGAGGGAGCTCGATGGAACGGTCGATCTGATCGTCGCCAACCCGCCCTACATCCCCGAAGACGCCGAATTGGAGCCGGAAGTGGCGCAGCATGATCCGCCGTTGGCGCTTTTTGCGGGGTTCGACGGGCTTACCGTCATCGCGCCAATCGTGACCGCCGCAGGCCGGCTCCTTGCCCCCGGAGGCCACATCGGTGTTGAGCATGACGACACCAACGGTGAGGGAACACGTGAGTTGTTCACGGCCAGTGGACTGTTCGATGAGGTTGTGCAGCGGCACGACCTGGCAGGCCGTCCGAGATTTGTCACCGCACGCCGCAAATCTCCGGCGTCATAG
- a CDS encoding ATP synthase subunit I, with the protein MTTPDAPLVLPALAFRPLRLAVLCGVLGALALLASALLGHWQFGIFFVTGLGLGLVNALLVRQSAEVITAQDNPSKQKMAINSAARLMIITVLALVIAFVFRPAGLGVFFGVALFQVLLVLTTAVPVWKGIRSVNQPQAEV; encoded by the coding sequence GTGACAACGCCCGACGCCCCGCTGGTCCTTCCGGCATTGGCGTTTCGCCCGTTGCGTCTGGCGGTTCTGTGTGGCGTGCTCGGTGCCCTGGCTCTCCTGGCCTCCGCCCTGCTCGGGCATTGGCAGTTCGGCATTTTCTTCGTTACTGGGCTTGGCCTCGGACTGGTGAACGCTCTCCTCGTTCGCCAGTCTGCGGAAGTCATTACTGCGCAAGACAATCCAAGCAAGCAAAAGATGGCCATCAATTCCGCAGCGCGGTTGATGATCATCACCGTCCTCGCCCTGGTGATCGCCTTCGTGTTCCGCCCCGCAGGTCTTGGGGTGTTCTTCGGAGTCGCGTTATTCCAGGTGCTGCTGGTGTTGACCACCGCTGTGCCGGTGTGGAAAGGGATCCGTTCAGTGAATCAGCCGCAGGCGGAGGTATAA
- a CDS encoding F0F1 ATP synthase subunit B/delta, which translates to MSTFIGQLIGFAVIVFLVVKFVVPPVRTLMAKQQDAVRQQLADSKTAADKLVEAEGAHAKAIEDAKADAAHIAEEAKADAVQISKQLREQADAEVERIKVHGQEQILLQRQQLIRQLRGDLGAESVNRAGDLVRSHVSDPAAQSATVDRFLDELSQMAGSINTERRPLAAGGAGLHAASRESLAEQVKAFQANAVSLDSLTLNALADDLTAVAEVLVKELVLRKHLSEPVDASEQAAKVALVDSVFGSKIGRPALEVVRAAVTARWSASNDLITAIEHIARLALLERAERDGQIDDVEDQLFRVSRILDNEPQLSTLLGNTTSPAADRVALLKNVLAGRSNLIVTSLLAQTVRLLRGKRADVAVLEVAELAVARRDESVAHVKSAAPISDAQSTRLAQVLGQIYGRTIAVQLDVDPELLGGLVVNIGDEEIDGSLSSRLSAAALHLPN; encoded by the coding sequence ATGTCGACATTTATCGGACAGCTCATCGGTTTCGCTGTCATCGTGTTCCTGGTGGTCAAGTTCGTGGTGCCGCCGGTACGCACGTTGATGGCCAAGCAGCAGGACGCGGTGCGTCAGCAGCTCGCTGACAGCAAGACTGCGGCGGACAAGCTGGTCGAGGCCGAGGGTGCACATGCCAAGGCCATCGAGGATGCCAAGGCCGACGCCGCCCACATCGCGGAGGAAGCCAAGGCCGATGCTGTGCAGATCTCGAAGCAGCTGCGTGAGCAGGCCGATGCCGAGGTCGAGCGGATCAAGGTGCATGGGCAGGAGCAGATCCTGCTTCAGCGCCAGCAGCTGATCCGTCAGCTCCGCGGTGACCTCGGCGCCGAATCCGTGAACCGCGCAGGCGATCTGGTTCGTTCACACGTGAGCGACCCCGCGGCGCAGTCCGCCACTGTCGACCGGTTCCTGGATGAGCTGTCGCAGATGGCCGGCAGTATCAATACCGAACGTCGGCCGCTGGCCGCCGGTGGTGCCGGTCTGCACGCCGCCAGCCGCGAATCGCTCGCCGAGCAGGTGAAGGCCTTCCAGGCCAATGCGGTCTCCCTCGACAGCCTGACGCTCAACGCGCTGGCCGATGATCTGACTGCGGTCGCCGAGGTTCTCGTCAAGGAATTGGTGCTACGCAAGCACCTGTCCGAGCCGGTCGATGCCAGCGAGCAGGCCGCCAAGGTCGCCCTGGTCGACTCGGTGTTCGGGTCCAAGATCGGACGGCCTGCACTCGAGGTCGTGCGTGCGGCCGTGACCGCCCGCTGGTCCGCCTCCAACGACCTGATCACCGCGATCGAACACATCGCCCGTCTCGCCTTGCTGGAGCGGGCCGAGCGTGACGGCCAGATCGATGACGTCGAGGACCAGTTGTTCCGCGTCAGTCGCATCCTGGACAACGAGCCGCAGCTGAGCACGCTGCTGGGTAACACCACCTCGCCTGCCGCCGATCGTGTGGCATTGCTGAAGAACGTGCTGGCCGGTCGGTCCAATCTGATCGTGACAAGCCTGCTCGCGCAGACCGTGCGTCTGCTGCGGGGCAAGCGCGCCGATGTCGCCGTGCTCGAGGTGGCCGAACTTGCGGTTGCCCGGCGCGACGAGTCAGTGGCACACGTGAAGTCGGCCGCACCGATCAGCGATGCACAGAGCACACGGCTTGCCCAGGTGCTCGGGCAGATTTACGGCCGCACCATCGCGGTGCAACTGGATGTGGATCCCGAGCTGCTGGGCGGGCTCGTCGTCAACATCGGTGACGAGGAGATCGACGGCAGTCTGTCCAGCCGACTCTCGGCCGCCGCACTCCATCTGCCCAACTGA
- a CDS encoding L-threonylcarbamoyladenylate synthase, whose translation MTAVYECQDAATRQEGVDAAVSALKAGELVVMPTDTVYGLGCDAFDSNAVSALLAAKGRGRDMPVGVLVGSWHTVDGLVFAVPSAARELIEAFWPGPLSIIVKHAPSLSWDLGDAQGSVMLRMPLHPVAIDLLRAVGPMAVSSANVSGQPAALTAGEARDQLGDKVAVYLDGGTAELGAASTIVDLTGPVPLVVREGPITREQIVDVIGGDVGPGESAEPTES comes from the coding sequence GTGACCGCCGTCTACGAATGCCAGGACGCTGCGACCCGCCAGGAGGGGGTCGACGCGGCGGTGAGCGCGCTCAAGGCGGGTGAGTTGGTGGTGATGCCCACCGATACCGTCTACGGATTAGGTTGTGACGCATTCGATTCCAATGCGGTTTCGGCGCTGTTGGCCGCCAAGGGGCGAGGCCGGGATATGCCCGTCGGCGTGCTTGTCGGGTCCTGGCACACCGTCGACGGGCTCGTCTTCGCCGTTCCGTCGGCGGCCCGCGAACTCATCGAGGCGTTCTGGCCGGGGCCGCTGAGCATCATCGTGAAGCATGCGCCGTCGTTGTCCTGGGATCTCGGGGACGCGCAGGGAAGCGTCATGCTGCGGATGCCGCTGCACCCGGTGGCCATCGATCTCTTGCGCGCTGTCGGTCCGATGGCGGTCTCCAGTGCCAACGTTTCGGGGCAGCCGGCGGCACTCACCGCCGGTGAAGCACGCGATCAACTGGGGGACAAGGTTGCCGTGTATCTGGACGGCGGCACCGCGGAATTGGGGGCAGCGTCGACCATCGTCGATCTCACCGGGCCGGTACCGCTGGTCGTGCGGGAGGGGCCGATCACCCGGGAACAGATCGTCGATGTGATTGGTGGCGATGTCGGTCCCGGCGAGTCGGCGGAACCCACAGAATCTTGA
- a CDS encoding glycosyltransferase family 4 protein, whose protein sequence is MSELLALADRGAGVPLRELALVGLTAAITTFFCTGGVRMFATRVGAVAYPRERDVHLQPTPRMGGLGMYLGVCAAIFLASQLPALTRGFVYSSGMPAVVVAGGIIMVVGLIDDKWGLDALTKFAGQVTAASVLVTMGVAWSMIYIPFGGVGTIVLDQMSSILVTLALTVSIVNAMNFVDGLDGLAAGLGLITAAAICIFSIGLLRSHGGDVLYYPPAVISVVLAGACLGFLPHNFHRARIFMGDSGSMLIGLMLAAASTTAAGPISQSSYGAKDMFVLLSPFLLVIAVMLVPALDALLAIIRRTRAGRSPFSPDKMHLHHRLLQIGHSHRKAVLIIYLWVAIIAFGAASTIFFEPRYAGAVVLGAIGIAIVATVVPLLRGEEPDRLSGAQLDGSSTTVPAEPVVYDEK, encoded by the coding sequence GTGAGTGAGCTGCTGGCCCTTGCCGATCGCGGTGCGGGTGTCCCTCTGCGTGAGCTTGCCCTGGTTGGGCTGACCGCGGCCATCACGACGTTCTTCTGCACCGGTGGTGTACGGATGTTCGCGACCCGGGTGGGGGCGGTGGCTTACCCGCGCGAACGCGACGTGCACCTGCAGCCGACCCCCCGGATGGGCGGCCTCGGGATGTATCTCGGTGTTTGTGCCGCCATCTTCCTGGCCTCGCAACTGCCCGCCCTGACAAGGGGATTCGTCTATTCCTCGGGAATGCCCGCCGTGGTCGTCGCGGGAGGCATCATCATGGTCGTCGGTCTCATCGACGACAAGTGGGGCCTGGACGCGCTCACCAAATTCGCGGGCCAAGTCACGGCCGCCAGCGTGCTGGTCACCATGGGGGTGGCCTGGAGCATGATCTACATCCCGTTCGGTGGGGTGGGAACGATCGTGCTGGATCAGATGTCGTCCATCCTGGTGACGCTCGCCTTGACGGTGTCGATCGTCAACGCCATGAACTTCGTGGACGGTCTCGATGGTCTGGCCGCAGGTCTGGGACTCATCACCGCGGCGGCCATCTGCATCTTCTCGATCGGGCTGCTGCGCAGCCACGGCGGTGATGTCCTGTACTACCCGCCCGCCGTCATTTCGGTAGTGCTGGCCGGGGCGTGCCTGGGATTCCTGCCACACAACTTCCATCGGGCCCGCATTTTCATGGGGGACTCGGGGTCGATGCTGATCGGCCTCATGCTGGCCGCGGCATCGACCACGGCCGCGGGCCCCATCTCGCAGAGCTCGTACGGGGCCAAAGACATGTTCGTCCTGTTGTCGCCGTTCCTACTGGTGATCGCGGTGATGCTGGTGCCCGCCCTGGATGCGTTGTTGGCGATCATCCGGCGCACCCGCGCGGGCCGCAGCCCCTTCAGCCCGGACAAGATGCATCTGCATCACCGGCTGTTGCAGATCGGGCATTCCCATCGCAAGGCGGTGCTGATCATCTATCTGTGGGTGGCCATCATCGCGTTCGGTGCCGCCAGCACCATCTTCTTCGAGCCTCGGTATGCCGGTGCGGTGGTGTTGGGCGCGATCGGTATCGCCATCGTGGCGACGGTCGTGCCCTTGCTGCGCGGCGAAGAACCCGATCGGCTCTCGGGCGCCCAATTGGACGGGAGTTCGACGACGGTTCCGGCCGAACCGGTCGTGTACGACGAAAAGTAG
- a CDS encoding F0F1 ATP synthase subunit C yields MADPTIVAGALIGGGLIMAGGAIGAGIGDGIAGNALISGVARQPEAQSRLFTPFFITVGLVEAAYFINLAFMALFVFATPGAS; encoded by the coding sequence ATGGCGGACCCGACAATTGTTGCTGGTGCCCTCATTGGCGGTGGGTTGATCATGGCCGGCGGCGCGATCGGTGCCGGTATCGGTGACGGTATCGCCGGTAACGCCCTGATCTCGGGTGTGGCCCGTCAGCCCGAGGCTCAGAGCCGGCTGTTCACCCCGTTCTTCATCACCGTCGGTCTGGTTGAGGCTGCGTACTTCATCAACCTGGCCTTCATGGCGCTGTTCGTCTTCGCGACTCCCGGCGCCAGCTAA
- the atpB gene encoding F0F1 ATP synthase subunit A — protein sequence MITTFQAEAAIEVGHHKHAHWGFLGEVNVDTIVATSLAAVVVIALALFLRAKVTSTGVPNGVQLFFEAVTVQFRNQVESAIGMRIAPFVLPLAVTIFVFILVSNWISVLPVQYTDENGKTAELLAPPASDINYVLALALFVFVCYHIAGFARRGLIGHPIKLLKGHTWVTAFINPIEELAKPISLSLRLFGNMFAGGIMVALIAMFPAWIMWAPNAIWKSFDLFVGLIQAFIFALLTVLYFSQSMELDDEHH from the coding sequence ATGATTACGACATTCCAGGCAGAAGCCGCCATCGAAGTTGGCCATCACAAGCACGCACACTGGGGTTTTCTCGGTGAGGTCAACGTGGACACCATCGTTGCCACCTCGCTGGCCGCAGTAGTGGTGATCGCGCTGGCACTGTTCCTGCGGGCCAAGGTCACCTCGACCGGTGTGCCGAACGGGGTGCAGCTGTTTTTCGAGGCGGTGACCGTTCAGTTCCGCAATCAGGTCGAGTCGGCCATCGGCATGAGGATCGCGCCGTTCGTGCTGCCGCTGGCGGTGACGATCTTCGTCTTCATCCTCGTGTCCAACTGGATCTCGGTGCTGCCCGTGCAGTACACGGACGAGAACGGTAAGACGGCCGAACTGCTGGCACCGCCGGCCTCGGATATCAACTACGTGCTGGCCTTGGCGCTGTTCGTCTTCGTCTGCTACCACATCGCGGGCTTTGCACGCCGCGGCCTCATCGGCCACCCGATCAAGCTGCTCAAGGGTCACACCTGGGTTACGGCGTTCATCAACCCGATCGAGGAACTGGCCAAGCCGATCTCGCTGTCGCTACGACTCTTCGGCAACATGTTCGCCGGCGGCATCATGGTCGCGCTGATCGCGATGTTCCCGGCATGGATCATGTGGGCGCCCAACGCCATCTGGAAATCGTTCGACCTGTTCGTCGGCCTGATCCAGGCTTTCATCTTCGCGCTGCTGACTGTCCTGTACTTCAGCCAGTCGATGGAACTGGACGACGAGCACCACTAA
- a CDS encoding F0F1 ATP synthase subunit B: protein MGELHSVASAVMAVAAEAAEEGGKQNNFLIPNGTFFVVLAIFLIVLAVIGTFVVPPIQKVLKAREDTVAKTAEDNRNAAEQFTAAEADYKDELAKARGAATAVRDEARAEGRGILEDMRQRANTEATAVNAKAAEELARQGEATSGELSASVESLSRTLAERVLGVSLSEPANAGRG from the coding sequence ATGGGTGAATTGCACAGTGTCGCTTCTGCCGTCATGGCAGTCGCGGCGGAAGCCGCCGAAGAGGGTGGGAAGCAGAACAACTTCCTCATCCCCAACGGCACCTTCTTTGTCGTCTTGGCGATCTTCCTGATCGTCCTGGCGGTCATCGGAACCTTCGTAGTGCCGCCGATCCAAAAGGTGCTCAAGGCACGCGAGGACACGGTCGCCAAGACGGCCGAGGACAACCGGAACGCCGCTGAGCAATTCACCGCCGCCGAGGCTGACTACAAGGACGAGCTGGCCAAGGCGCGCGGTGCGGCAACCGCGGTGCGTGACGAGGCCAGAGCCGAGGGACGCGGAATTCTCGAGGACATGCGTCAGCGGGCCAACACCGAAGCGACCGCCGTGAATGCGAAGGCCGCCGAAGAGTTGGCCCGTCAGGGCGAGGCAACTTCCGGAGAGCTGTCGGCAAGCGTCGAGAGCCTGTCTCGGACGCTCGCCGAACGCGTTCTCGGGGTGAGCCTTTCGGAACCAGCGAACGCAGGGCGAGGCTAA